A single region of the Candidatus Megaera polyxenophila genome encodes:
- a CDS encoding transposase, translating to MSKKAKQYSATEKTKIVIEAIKAEMTIAQISSKYGVHATQIQAWKKRGIENLVSGFQVKPATKDPDNQDLIKQLYEQIGQLSVERDWLKKKSTLFGLGN from the coding sequence ATGTCTAAAAAAGCGAAGCAATATAGTGCGACGGAAAAAACAAAAATTGTTATAGAAGCAATAAAAGCTGAAATGACAATAGCACAAATAAGCAGTAAGTACGGGGTTCATGCAACTCAAATACAAGCATGGAAAAAAAGAGGTATAGAAAATTTAGTTAGTGGTTTTCAAGTTAAGCCGGCAACAAAAGATCCAGACAATCAAGATTTGATAAAACAATTATATGAACAAATAGGACAGTTAAGCGTTGAGCGTGACTGGCTGAAAAAAAAATCTACATTGTTTGGACTTGGAAACTAG
- a CDS encoding sel1 repeat protein has protein sequence MLLLAEEYKEGYKLPKNYNESLKWVKKAADKNDIKAYRTIGNYYINGFLGEPDYQEANYWFQKAADNGDDISQQFLEENPKPLGLEITKATISDFKQKFTRYKKSNLPNYFNGGYTYFVNPEDIPYKGVADDVVFVFSKNNILEAVLIVFNKNQCIEVQQHIKSKYTPLIEGSNMFKQALTTIKLIGRYQFFSLSNTTRYNSEVCTLTYQSRAFEYLIY, from the coding sequence ATGCTTTTATTAGCGGAAGAATATAAAGAAGGGTATAAATTACCAAAAAATTATAATGAATCGTTAAAATGGGTAAAAAAGGCCGCCGATAAAAACGATATAAAAGCATATAGAACTATTGGTAATTATTATATAAATGGTTTTTTAGGAGAACCTGATTATCAAGAAGCAAACTATTGGTTTCAGAAAGCCGCTGACAATGGAGATGATATTTCTCAACAATTTCTTGAAGAGAATCCAAAACCACTTGGTCTTGAAATCACTAAGGCAACAATTTCAGATTTTAAACAAAAATTTACCCGTTACAAAAAAAGTAATCTCCCAAATTATTTTAACGGTGGCTATACTTATTTCGTAAATCCAGAGGATATTCCTTATAAGGGCGTTGCGGATGATGTAGTGTTTGTATTTAGCAAAAACAATATATTAGAAGCAGTATTAATTGTTTTTAATAAAAATCAGTGTATTGAAGTACAGCAACATATCAAAAGCAAGTATACTCCTTTGATTGAAGGCTCTAATATGTTTAAACAAGCCCTAACTACAATTAAATTAATAGGTCGATATCAGTTTTTTTCTTTATCAAATACCACCCGTTACAATTCAGAAGTTTGTACACTTACATATCAAAGCAGAGCCTTTGAATACCTAATATATTAA
- a CDS encoding conjugal transfer protein, which produces MFNNFIGGGQVFLHKVRMFWQVFTRTIHIAFLLGVLLASYINKRELMELDWQGFFSYRKAVLADSFDGIINGVRAGIGNTPNHITLVDAKTGSGILATNADPRKIIKSTIFRTANSKGMSLIFKVLIWGVVITKLVFTLIFFLWSKFGKDLKAEKTKEGANKVLTAKEVAKILRKDKIASDLKIGDMPLVKDMETMNFLVSGSIGSGKTNLMHNLLPQVNLRTEAAVIIDNTGEMIAKYYDPDRGDIIFNPFDGRSKNWDFWYDLHKSKDLEKFAEVLIGFNSRKNSRAASDFWEQSAQSIFVAVTETLQKQKRFSVKDLYATLTKSDAKEMYYLLQGTDAAKYFTKDNAKTAASIVSVLMANIKSLKFLADGNKSNSFAVEHYLNSINKGGKNWLFLSTDPSARELTLPLNAALLEILISRMKRTRTSPEKRIWIVIDELPSLGKLPGLSELMQEGRKYGSCVLAGIQSTSQLYHHYGDADASSLIGLFKTKFAFSSDDPRMGELYSKLCGTKITISQQKNTSFGANEFRDGISYNEKQDKLPLVSYEEFGKLGVGECYVILPEKSVRVAKIQTPKAEVPNKNVWFMETACEEKSIDKKPGSDDLPLAGETKSTSKQKRLPKDQVEPKNNLSKPESNKNKEHIKDIDIGFE; this is translated from the coding sequence ATGTTTAATAATTTCATTGGCGGCGGGCAAGTATTTCTACATAAAGTCAGGATGTTCTGGCAAGTATTTACTAGAACCATACATATTGCTTTTTTACTCGGAGTACTGCTTGCATCCTATATAAATAAGAGGGAGCTTATGGAATTAGACTGGCAAGGTTTTTTCTCTTATCGTAAAGCTGTGCTTGCTGATAGTTTTGACGGAATAATCAATGGAGTACGTGCAGGTATCGGTAATACACCGAACCATATTACTCTGGTTGATGCTAAAACTGGATCAGGGATTCTAGCTACAAACGCAGACCCTAGAAAAATCATAAAATCGACGATTTTCAGAACCGCTAATAGCAAAGGTATGAGTTTAATATTTAAAGTACTTATCTGGGGAGTTGTAATTACAAAACTTGTTTTTACTCTGATTTTCTTCCTGTGGAGTAAATTCGGTAAGGATTTAAAAGCTGAGAAAACAAAAGAAGGAGCTAATAAAGTACTTACTGCCAAGGAAGTTGCAAAAATCCTCCGTAAGGATAAGATCGCAAGCGATCTTAAAATCGGTGATATGCCATTAGTCAAGGATATGGAAACAATGAATTTCTTGGTTTCAGGTTCAATAGGGTCAGGCAAAACCAATTTAATGCACAATCTTCTCCCACAGGTGAACTTAAGGACAGAGGCGGCAGTAATAATTGACAATACCGGAGAGATGATTGCAAAATACTATGATCCGGATCGTGGAGACATTATCTTTAATCCTTTTGACGGGCGAAGCAAAAATTGGGATTTCTGGTATGATTTACATAAATCGAAAGACCTTGAAAAATTTGCTGAGGTTTTAATTGGTTTCAATAGTAGGAAAAATAGTAGAGCAGCTAGTGATTTCTGGGAACAGAGTGCGCAGAGTATTTTTGTGGCAGTAACCGAGACCTTGCAGAAACAAAAACGTTTTTCAGTTAAGGACTTATATGCGACCCTAACAAAAAGCGATGCTAAAGAAATGTATTATCTGTTACAGGGAACAGATGCGGCAAAATACTTTACTAAAGATAATGCAAAAACAGCCGCTTCCATAGTATCGGTTTTAATGGCTAATATTAAGTCTTTAAAGTTCCTAGCGGATGGCAATAAAAGTAATTCATTTGCAGTTGAGCATTACCTTAATAGTATCAATAAAGGCGGTAAAAACTGGCTATTTCTTTCTACCGATCCATCAGCAAGAGAACTTACACTACCTCTAAATGCTGCATTGCTTGAAATTCTGATCTCAAGAATGAAAAGAACAAGGACATCACCTGAAAAAAGAATATGGATTGTAATAGATGAGTTACCAAGCCTTGGTAAACTACCGGGTTTATCAGAGCTTATGCAGGAAGGAAGAAAATACGGTAGTTGCGTACTTGCCGGTATCCAGTCCACCAGTCAGTTATATCATCATTACGGCGACGCCGATGCTTCCAGTCTCATTGGTTTATTTAAAACCAAGTTCGCTTTTAGCAGCGATGACCCAAGGATGGGAGAGCTATATAGCAAACTTTGTGGAACTAAAATTACTATTAGCCAACAGAAAAATACCAGTTTTGGTGCTAACGAATTCAGAGATGGCATTAGTTATAATGAAAAACAGGACAAATTACCTCTTGTATCTTATGAAGAATTCGGAAAACTCGGGGTCGGTGAGTGCTACGTAATCCTACCTGAAAAATCTGTACGGGTAGCGAAAATCCAAACCCCGAAAGCAGAAGTTCCTAATAAAAATGTCTGGTTTATGGAAACTGCTTGCGAAGAAAAATCAATAGATAAAAAACCGGGATCAGATGATTTACCTCTGGCAGGAGAAACAAAATCAACAAGTAAACAAAAAAGGTTACCTAAGGATCAGGTAGAACCCAAGAATAATCTTTCAAAACCGGAATCGAATAAAAACAAAGAGCATATAAAAGATATTGATATAGGTTTTGAATAA
- a CDS encoding phospholipase D, with product MSKRKYRNLFRIVAVSFLFGVVVGYTGNNEDIMKFFDNKGTLPVKRELDPILIGADEVSTCFTPPAGCRTVIATQISKAQDSIYVQAYGFTSGEIVKALIKAHNRGVKVRVLLDKSNIGAKHSKMRNLREAGIEVDIDNVSGIAHNKIIIIDKQKVITGSFNFTTSADIRNTENVIIVNNSELAKKYIQNWFARKEHSEISRLKRAS from the coding sequence ATGTCAAAAAGAAAATATCGTAATTTATTTAGAATCGTAGCAGTATCATTTTTATTTGGTGTTGTCGTAGGATATACCGGCAACAACGAAGATATAATGAAGTTTTTTGATAACAAGGGCACACTTCCGGTTAAAAGAGAATTAGACCCTATATTAATAGGTGCAGACGAAGTGAGTACATGTTTTACTCCTCCTGCGGGATGTCGCACAGTTATAGCTACCCAGATATCCAAGGCACAGGATTCGATATACGTTCAGGCTTACGGTTTTACTTCGGGAGAAATAGTAAAAGCACTTATTAAAGCTCATAATCGAGGAGTAAAAGTTAGAGTATTACTCGATAAAAGCAATATCGGCGCAAAACATTCAAAGATGAGGAATTTAAGGGAGGCTGGTATTGAGGTAGATATAGACAATGTTTCAGGTATTGCTCATAACAAAATAATCATTATTGATAAGCAAAAAGTCATTACCGGTAGTTTTAACTTTACTACCTCTGCAGATATCAGAAATACCGAAAACGTTATTATTGTAAATAATAGCGAATTAGCCAAGAAGTATATACAGAACTGGTTTGCAAGAAAGGAACACTCTGAAATAAGCAGATTAAAAAGAGCAAGCTAA
- a CDS encoding mobile mystery protein B — protein MQFTYTKGATPLSPDEVHNLIPKHLTRQHQLDEWEQYNIARAEIWTKNRKIKNLLSIEYVKKLHNRMFCDTWTWAGKFRQKQTNIGVSSVYIMQELKILMDDVIFWQDNSTFPVREIAVRLHHRLVFIHPFPNGNGRFSRLFADLYLINKDEPRFSWGKNNLVKDSAFRDQYLKALRSADMGDYTKLIIFADS, from the coding sequence ATGCAGTTTACTTATACAAAAGGTGCTACTCCTCTTTCACCTGATGAGGTTCACAATTTAATTCCCAAACATCTGACAAGACAGCATCAACTTGACGAATGGGAGCAATATAATATTGCCAGAGCCGAAATATGGACTAAAAACCGAAAAATAAAAAACCTGCTTTCTATTGAATACGTCAAAAAGCTTCATAATAGAATGTTCTGCGATACATGGACTTGGGCCGGGAAATTTAGACAAAAACAAACCAATATCGGTGTAAGTAGTGTTTATATCATGCAAGAACTTAAGATATTGATGGATGACGTAATTTTTTGGCAAGATAACTCTACTTTCCCAGTAAGAGAAATAGCAGTGCGCCTGCATCATAGACTAGTTTTTATTCATCCTTTCCCAAACGGTAACGGTAGGTTTTCAAGGTTGTTTGCCGATCTTTATCTAATAAATAAAGATGAACCAAGGTTTAGTTGGGGAAAGAATAACCTAGTTAAAGATTCAGCTTTTAGAGATCAATATTTAAAAGCCCTGCGTAGTGCGGATATGGGTGATTATACCAAGCTAATAATTTTTGCTGACAGTTAA
- a CDS encoding DNA-binding protein — MDWSLRKMRAKQIENQLKGLSKLSRPEIGWVKTIRETLGMNTRQVGKRCNVSSERIIRIESDEIEGRTTLATLEKVAQAMNCRLVYAIVPNDGMIEFIEKTAAEKAKTQLQQTSHHMALEDQKISIESMKEQIHFLREELLKNNIKHIWDK, encoded by the coding sequence ATGGATTGGTCATTAAGGAAGATGCGGGCTAAACAGATAGAAAACCAGTTAAAAGGGCTTTCAAAGTTAAGCCGTCCTGAGATTGGCTGGGTTAAAACCATAAGGGAAACTTTAGGTATGAACACCAGACAAGTTGGAAAACGCTGTAATGTAAGCAGCGAAAGAATTATCAGGATAGAATCTGATGAAATTGAAGGTAGAACTACTCTTGCTACTTTAGAAAAAGTTGCGCAGGCAATGAATTGCAGACTAGTTTATGCAATCGTGCCAAATGACGGAATGATAGAGTTTATTGAAAAAACTGCAGCAGAGAAAGCTAAAACCCAGCTTCAGCAAACTTCGCACCATATGGCGTTAGAAGATCAAAAAATATCGATAGAATCGATGAAAGAACAGATCCACTTTTTAAGAGAGGAATTGCTAAAAAACAATATAAAACATATCTGGGACAAATAA
- a CDS encoding mRNA-degrading endonuclease, translating to MVKYIPSRGDIVWLNFNPNQGNEICKTRPALVISPKNYNAKTNLAIFLPITSKVKGYPFEFKINLKSIQGAVLCDQVRSLDWEARNARKIDKLDEKSIEQILSKLYLLIGC from the coding sequence ATGGTAAAGTATATCCCGAGTAGAGGCGATATTGTCTGGTTAAACTTTAACCCTAACCAAGGTAATGAAATATGTAAAACTCGACCTGCTCTTGTTATTTCACCAAAAAACTATAACGCTAAAACTAATCTGGCTATTTTTCTTCCTATCACCAGTAAAGTAAAAGGTTATCCTTTTGAATTCAAAATAAATCTAAAGTCAATCCAAGGTGCTGTTTTATGCGATCAAGTTCGTTCTTTAGATTGGGAAGCTAGAAATGCACGTAAAATAGATAAGCTGGATGAAAAAAGTATAGAACAGATATTAAGCAAATTATATTTGCTTATAGGATGTTAA
- a CDS encoding mazF family transcriptional regulator: MTIKVQKWGNSLGVRIPRKIANSLHLVSGTEVEVTVNENAIVIKNNYSELDRLVQNINQANIHKEQFIEEDKQGNEAW, from the coding sequence ATGACAATAAAAGTACAAAAATGGGGTAATAGCCTAGGAGTAAGAATTCCTAGAAAAATTGCAAACTCGTTACATCTAGTATCCGGTACAGAAGTTGAGGTTACAGTCAACGAGAATGCTATTGTAATCAAAAATAATTACTCGGAACTAGATAGGCTAGTACAAAACATTAATCAAGCAAATATTCATAAAGAACAATTTATAGAAGAAGATAAACAAGGTAATGAAGCATGGTAA